The Corynebacterium atypicum genome contains the following window.
GAATCACAAACCCCAAATTGTGCAAATTCCGTGCCCGCTCCAACTCGTGCACCGCGGTACGTTGCCCACCCGGACCTGCGGTCTTGGCCGCACCCTCATACTCCACAATCAACCCCGCCTCGCGGAAGAAGAAGTCCACTCTGGCCACAAAGCCATCCGCGGCGTCGAAAATCTCAACCTGCTGAAGCGGCTCCGGAAAACCGTAATGTCGGAACATCAACTTCAACTCCGTCTCCCGCGGCGACTCGCTCCACGGACCTGCAAGCTGCACAAGTTTGCCCAGGGAGCGCGCACCTGGTCTGCCGCGGAAACGCGTGGCTGCGGCCAACAAATCGGAGTAGCCGACGATGCGCTGATTCGACGCGCTTTCTGCACTAATCAGACCCGACGTCAAGTCCTGGAAACACGCCACGCTCATCACCGCGTCAGCCGGGTTGCACGTGCTGACCTCAACCCCGTCTTGGTTGACGGTAACCGCCTGCGCCAAAACAGCCGAAGGAACACGATGGAATTTCACTCCCGGACGAGGCCGCGGCCTGGACCTCGCCCGGAAACCCAGATGAATCACCGAATCGAAAGCCGCGCGGTGAACTGCAATGCCGCTGCTCGCCGCCGCAGCAGCGCCCAGAACCACAGAATCCGGCAACGACATCTGATGAGCTGCGATACGCATCAACCAGCGCTGCTTCTTAGTGGCGGCCTGCCAGTCTTCCATAGTGATGAAAATGCCGGTAGCCAGGCGAAATGCGTGGCCTTTTTCTACTGAGCGATACAGCGCTCGGCGGCGAGCGTTCGGCAGCTGGTTTCCTACTATGATCCCCCTGTTTTCCATGACCCCACCTCAGCACGGATGCGTTGGTGTGCGCAGCGGCGTGGTGCCGTGCCTGTGGATAAGTAGTTCTGGAGCTTCGAATTGTGGATAAGTTCGGCGGACCGCGGCAGGGGAGGGGCGCTTGTGGGTATGCTCGGTCGGTTTCCAGGCGACGTTTTGGACAAACCCTGGTCGATTTTTTGCCTGGGTGCGACGTTTTGGACAGTTGTCGAGGTGTCGGGTGTTGGGGTGTGCCCGGGGGCGACGTTTTGGACGGGTGGTGTCGATTTTGTCGCCACGGCGGGAAGAAGCGGGGGCGGGAGCGCCGCTAGCGCGCGAGACGCTCCATGCGGAGGCGATCGATCTCGGGGATCTCTAAAGGCTCCAACTCACTCGGCTCCACACCCAAAGCCTGCGCCAGAAGCAAATCCGCCAATTGTGGGTTCCGGGCCAGACACGGCCCGTGCATGTAAGTAGCGATCACACTGCCCTGGATTACTCCATCGATGCCGGTGAGCTTGCGTCCTGCAGAAGAAGCAGAAGAAGCAGTCGACCGACCGGTGGGCTGGCCCGAACCTTGTTCGTCGGCGTCCGTGGAGCTCGACGAAGCTCCGTCGCCGACCGAGTCGCCAGAATTCAGGGGTTTATCGGAGCCAGTCGAGCCGGTGGAGCTCGCCGACCCGCCAGAAGCAGCCGCATCGGTGCTGGTTGAATCGTCGGCACCAGCACCGCCAGGACCGCCAGCATCACCAGCAACCCCAAAGTCAGCGCCGGCACCATGTTCAACGCGAGTATCCGCCCCGTGGCCGCCATCCACCGAGTGGCCCGAGCGGCCGCCACCCACCGAGTGGCCCGCCTGCACCGCGTGCTCGTCCGCGTTGCCGGTGCCTCGAATTACGGCGCCCAGTGGCTCCGCTTCGGGCCCGAGGATCGTGGCACCCAGATGGTTTTCAAATCCGGTCAGCGGCTCGGTCAACCCGAGCCGCTTAGCCGCCCGCGAAGGGCGAGCAGCCAATTCCCCGATGGCCCGCTTCGCCATAGGGGCGGTCGTAGCGTCGATCAGCCCCACCCCGGCGACCTCCCGGCCAGAGGCGTTGAAACTGGTGCCCAACACCTGAAGACCAGCGCAAATAGCAAGAATCGGGCGTTCGGCGGCAGCTGCGTGGGCCAGACCGCCATCGGCGATGAGGTGCTCCGCAGCCAGAATCTGGGCGGTGTCTTCGCCGCCGCCGATGGTGTACACGTTGAGGTCGTCGGGTACTGGGTCGGAAAGAGTGATGCACACGATCTCCGCGTCGATGTCGCGCATCCGGGCCCGCTGCCGCAGTACGAGGGCGTTGCCGTCATCGCCGTAGGTGCCCAGCACGTCGGGGAGGACCAGGCCAATCCGCAGCTTGTTGCTCATTTCTTAGGCCTCGCCTTCGTTTTTCGAGGTGTGGTTAGCGCCCTCTTTCCGGGCGTCTGTTGAGGCGGCGTCTTCGGTTGGAGCATTATCGACGCCCGCTTCAGCTTCAGCATCTGCGCCCCTAGCGGCCTCCGCTTCAGCTTCCGCGGCGGCGGCCTTGTCTAGGGCCTTCTTCAGATCTCTAAACGCCGTGTAGTTGGCCAGCACCTCCACCCGGCCCGCCGGGCAGCGCCGGATTGCCTCCAGGGGATCGGATACGAGCTCATGGTCGATGTCCGCGTAAATCAGCCGAACCGCGAGGTCAGTGCCGCGTTCGCCGGTGGCTTTGACCGAAAGTTCGCCGGTGGCTTTGACCGAAAGTTCGCCGAAGTCCTCGAATTTTACGTCCCATAGCCAGGACAGATCCTCGCCGTCGGCTACCTGCCCGTTCACGGCAATCACCAGTCCGTCTGCGGTGCGATCCACCATAGAGAGCGCCTCCTGCCACCCGGCTGGATTCTTGGCCAACAGCAGGTGCACCTCCCGGCTACCCAGCCGCACGGTGGAGTACCGGCCGGCGACGTTATCGACCTTCTCTGCGGCAGCCACCGCGCCCGAAAGCGGTACGTCAAAGCCCACAACGGCGGCGGCGATTGCCTGCGCCGCGTTGCCTCGGTTCGCCCGACCCGGCAACGTGAGGTTGAGGTCCACGGTGGCATCTGGCGTGCTGAGCTCGGAGTCGTCGACCGCCCATGTGGGGGTGGGGCGACGGAATTCGCGGCCGTCGGGAAGCTTTTTGAGCGCGTACCAGTCCTCTCCGGAGCGCACGATGTGCCCGCCGGTGCGCGGGCAAGAAACTGAATCGCCCAGCCAGCCGGCTCCTGCGGAGACCCACACTGTTTTCTGGTGGTCGAAGGCGACAGAGGTCATCAGGACGTCGTCGCAGTTGGCTACCACCAGCATGTCCGGGTGGGCGTCGACGCACTCGCGCAGCCGGCGCTCGATGGAGTTGATCTCACCGACGCGGTCTAGCTGATCGCGCGAGAGGTTAAGCAGCACCAGGACCTGGGGGTTGAGGCGCTCGGCAACGCGGGGGACGTGCAGCTCGTCTACCTCGAGCACCAGGTGAGAGGCGTCCTTGCCGGCGAGCAACGCAGAGATGATCCCGGCGTCCATGTTGTCGCCGCCCTCGTTGGTGGCCACCGAGTGGTTGGTGCGGGTGGCCGCGGCCAGCATCCGGGTGGTGGTGGACTTGCCGTTGGTGCCTGTGACCAGGGCGCAGGCGCGGCCGGCTCCCAGCTCCGCCATGATGTTCGGGTCGAGGGCGCCGGCAACAAGCCCCCCGATCATTCCGCCGGCGCCGCGGCCGGTGGCCCTGGAAGCGGCGGTAGCAAGATTGGCGGCTGCCGTCGCGGTGCGGGTGCGCAGACGGCTCAACAACGACCGTCGCGCGGGGTGCGTCTCCTCGCTCATGGGCGCTTAGCTTAATAGCTTTCCGGCCGCGCTCTTAGTCCGCCCCGCGGGCCGGAATTAGGCCGGCACAAGCCCACCCCACAGGCCCTCTAGCGGCCCGGGTCTGCCTGGCCTTCGAGCTGGTCTAACAGGCGCACAAACTCGTCGTCCCGCACGATCGGGATGTCTTTGCGCGCCGCGTGCATGGCCTTGCCGCGCAGGTCGGCGGTCAGGTTGCCCACCACGATCGAGGTCTGTCGGCTCAGTTTTTCCACGTAGGCGAGTCGAAGTTTGACCCCGCGGGCGATGAGCTCGTCCGGGTCGAGGCTGACCTCGTCGGCCACGACGAATTCCTGGCCGGGCTTAAGCCCCTCGGCGGGGTCGAACACGCCGGGGTTGTCCAGCGGGCGGGGGGCTGCGGCGGCGTCGACACGCACGTGCGAGCGCTGCAGTCCGAGCTTGTCCGCGCTCAAGTCCTCGGGTGCGTAGGCGGCCGGCCAGCCGGAGGTGCGCTCGAGGTGGGCTGCGGTGCGCGCAACGGTCATCGTCGCCTCGCGGGAGGTGTCGCGCTCTGCGCGTTTGGCCCGCGTGGTGGTCGCGCCGGCCCGGGGCGCTGGCATGCCCAGCGTGCGTGCGACGGCCCCGGGGCGGGTATCGGTGATCGCGGCTCCCGAGCGGTAGGCGCAGGCCAGCGTGTCCACGATGCGCTCGGGCTGGGGCACGTGGCCCACTTTCCGACGCCGCCGAGCCCGCCCGTTCTTGCCACCACGCCCGCGGCGCGACCGGTTGGCCCGCGCGGCGGCGTTCATCGCCCGTTTGGCCTCGGCCACGATGAATCCCCAGGTGAAGGGGGCGTCGTGGACGAAAAGGGTGCGTCCGTCGAGCATCCGGTCGAGCTGGCTGAGTACGTGGCCAAAGTTCCTGCCGCCGGCGACGTCTTCGTGGCTGAGCCCGTGGAGGTGCACCGGCCCGGGGTCTACCCCGTCGCCTGGGTTGATGACCTGGTGGAACTTGTCCACCGGGGTGAAATCGGCGGAGAAGGTGATGGCGTCCACGGACACGACTCGTCCGCTGGAGGGGTGGATACCGTTGGTCTGAAGCGTGACCACCACGTAAGGGGCGGTGGGCGCGGCGGCGCCAGGGTCTGCGGGCTGCCCGGGGTCCGCGGGCGCGGCGGGAGCCGGCCTTTGGCCCGTGGGCGTCTCGGACTCAAGGGTGGCGGCTTTCGCGGCTGCGGCCTCGGATGCAGGTGTGGGGATCATCGTCGTTTCACCTTAGCCGGTCGCGGGACTTTCTCCGGGCGCGGACCACGAGCCGGATCACGCCAACAATCGTGAGCACCGCCCCTAGCCCCGCTAGCGCGTACTTCACGGGATTCGCGATTCCCGCGGCCAGCGTAGATATCAGCGCCAGGCCTGCGACGATGCTTAAAATGCCCGGCCAGGCGTGCATCATTGTCGACGCCCCGCCGGCATCATCGTCCGCGGTCACGTCCGGGTGGGTTTCAGGCTGCGGGCGGCGGTCTGGGGCGCTTTCGGGCGCGCGTGAAGTCCCTGGCCCGGCAGTCTCTGGCGCGGCGGAGTTCCCTGGCTCTTCCGCCGGTGCCGAAGGCCCCGAGGGGCCCGGCGCCGCCGGACTTTCGATCGCGCGCAGTTTCTCCTCCGTCATCGCGGGCAGCTCGTCGGTGACCAGCGCTCCGGAAACGGTCAGCGTCCATTCCTTGGCTTCCGGGCCCACCACGGGGAACGACCCCGTCTTTTCCCGGTAGCCCTCGACCTTCGGTAGCGGCGCGATGACCGGCTCGAGGTCCGCGTCAGTGGCGTCGGCCGCGGCTTTGATCGCTACTGCGGCGACCAGGTGCGTGAAGCCCGGTTGGGCGCTGCCGGAGCCCTGGACGTCGGTAGTGCCGGCAGTACCGCTGGTGCCGCCAGCCTCGGCAGTACCGGCACTACCGGAAGCGTCGTAAGTCTCCGTCGGGTTGGCGGTGCTGGCCGTGTCGGGGGCGTCGTCCCAGACGAACAACCTGCTCACGGGGGTAAGCCCCAAGGCGTCAAAGTGGCTGACTAGGTCGCGGACGTCAGCGGCGTCGGAATCCTCCAGCGCGCCGAGGACGTGGTCACCCACAGACACCACCACCGCGCCGTCGAGCTCTGTGAGCGTTGCCAAAAACTGCGCGGGCACCACGCGGGCGAGCTCGCCCAGTCCCTCGCCGACGTTCATGTCGAGGCGGCGGCGCGGCCCCTCGGCGAGCAGCGCCCAAGGCTTCTCCGGCGGGTCGTTCGCGGGCATCACCAAGCCGGGGGCGGGCATGAGCAACTCGGCGTGCAGCTTTCCGGAGCCCTCCTCCGGATGCACATCGACCGCCACCGTGGGGCGGAAACCGCTAGTAAAAAGGTGCGCCAGCTGGGGATACGCGGTGAGCATCGTCTGCGGGAGGCGCCCCAACTTGGTCTTGCCGTGGTAAGCGATCAGCCCGCCGCGGTGCGGGTCCGCGGCCAATTCCAGGCGCAACGGCCCAGCGCTGGGGTCGAGCAGAGAGAACAAGATCCCCTGACTCGCGGCGGTAACGGGCACTCGCGTGCCTCCGCCGCCGGTGAACTGGGGGAGGGGGTAGAGGGGCTTGCTCATACGGACATTTTAGGTGCTAAGGCCCTGCGCTGGGCGGTGCGGCACTGGGTGTAGAAGGCGCGTGGCGGGGCTTTGTTGAACAATGTGTTTGTTTCACGATACTTCAGCGCTTAACATGTTGCGCATCACATAGTTGGCCATCTCGAAAGGTGTGGCACGTGAGCGAAGAAAAGTCTGCCACAAGACGTAAACCGTTGACCCAGGCGGAGGTACGCAAAAAAGCCACCCCACGCCGAGGCGCGATGTACGGAGCCATGATGCTCATGGCTACCAGCGCGATCGGCCCCGGATTCCTCACCACCACCAGCGTGTTCACCGTCCAACTGGGCGCCAGCCTCGCATTCGCCATCCTGGTCTCGATCCTGGTGGACATAGCCATCCAGCTCAACGTCTGGCGAGTCCTCGGAGTATCCGGCATGCGCGCCAACGAACTGGGCAACGCCGTCGTCCCCTACCTCGGCTGGGTGCTCGGCGCCCTCGTGTTCCTCGGCGGGCTCGCATTCAACATGGGCAACATCGCCGGCTCCGGACTCGGGCTCAACGCCATGCTCGGCATCGACCCGATCATCGGCGGGGCCATCTCCGCCGGCATCGCCATCTTCGTCTTCCTATCTCGGCGCGCGGGCGTGGCACTCGACCGGATCGTCGTCGTCCTCGGCGCGATCATGATCCTGCTCATGCTCTACGCGGCCATCGTCTCCGCCCCACCCGTAGGCGAAGCGCTGAAAAACACGGTCATGCCCGAAGAAGTCAACGGCTGGGTCATCACCACACTCATCGGCGGCACCGTGGGCGGCTACATCACTTTCGCCGGCGCCCACCGCATGATCGACTCCGGCTACACCGGGCCCGAATCCGCCAAAGAGATCACCAAGACCTCGATTCTGGGAATCGTCATTACCGGAATCATGCGCATCCTGCTCTTCCTCGCCGTACTCGGAGTGGTCGCCACCGGGGTGACGCTCTCCGAAGACAACACCGCCGCCGACGCCTTCTACCAGGCCGCCGGCGAAATCGGCCTGAGGTTCTTTGGCATCGTGCTCTTCTCCGCCGGGCTCACCTCCGTGGTCGGCGCCTCCTACACCTCAGTGACCTTTGTGACCGGCCAGAACACGAGCCAGCGCACGCGCAGCTGGCTGACCGTCGCCTTTGTAGTGGTGTGCACCATCGGCTACCTGACCCTAGGCAAAGGCCCGCAGGAACTGCTCATCTTCGCCGGCGCCTTCAACGGACTGATCCTGCCGATCGGCTTCACCATCGTCGGCTGGGTCGCCTGGCGCCGCCGCGACCTTATGCACGGCGCGGCCTACCCCAAAGGACTGCTGCTGCTCGGCGGCATCGCCTGGTTGTTCACGATCTACCTCGGCGTATACACCTTCTCCGACATCATGCAGCTGTGGGCTTAGCCCCCGCGGATCGGTGCTGCTGCGCTGCTGGTGTTGAGGTGCCGGTGCTAGTGGGGCACTGCTGATGCTAGGGGCGTCGTTAGTCGGGCGTCGTAAGTGGCTGCCAGGATGCCGGGGGCTTGCGCCGCGGAAAATGCGCGACCAAACGAAAACGCGAAAATAGAGGACCAACGCAATGGACTTTGACTCAAAGGAAGCAAAAACCCTAGAGAAAAGCGCTGCAGATATCTCCGATGTGGAGCGTGACGGTGACACTGGTTTACTCCGCAAGCTTAGGGCCGGAATCCAGCCCCGCCGCCGCCCGCGAGGCCTTTCGCAGCGGCCTGGTGCGCCCCACCGCGGGCATCGCCCACGGATACGTGCAGTGCAACCTTCTTGCATTACCCCAAGAAGACGCGTTCGATTTCCTGCTCTTTGCGCAGCGGAACCCCAAGTCATGCCCGATCGTCGAGGTATTAGACGCCGGCGAACTCAACTCGCCGATTATGCCGCAAGGCGACATTTCGCGGGACCTCCCCAGCTACCGGATCTTTGAGCACGGCCAGATGGTCAAAGAAGTCGCCGACGCCAGCAGCTACTGGCGCAATGACCTGGTCGCCTTCCTCATCGGCTGCTCGTTTACTTTCGAGTCCGCGCTTCTCGATGCCGGCCTGCACGTCGCTCACATCCAACAAGGGCGCAACGTCCCGATGTACCGCACAAACGTGGCGACCCGCCAAGCCGGTAAATTCTCCGGACCCATGGTCGTCTCCATGAGGCCATTCGCTCCGGGGCAGATTGCCGACGCCGCCCGGATCACGGCCCGGTTCCCCGGCATGCACGGTGCACCGGTGCACGTCGGCGACCCAGCTGCGTTGGGTATTGCGGATCTCTCACGACCCGATTTTGGCGAAGCAGTCGATATAGCCCCTGGTGAAGTCCCCGTTTTCTGGGGTTGCGGGGTTACGCCGCAGGCGGTTGTGATGGATTCGGCGCCCGACTTTGCGATCAGTCACTCGCCCGGACACATGCTCATTACCGACGCCCCGAACAGCGCCTTTCAGGTTCCATAAGTTCCGCGTGCGCGCCGGGCGACGTGGTTGTGGGCGTGTGCGGTGGAGGGGTGGTGGGGCTTTGGGCGTAGTGCGTGTTGGGGCTGGGGGTGTGGTTGGCTGCGTTGGGTGTGGGGGTGCTCGGGTGCGACGTTTTGGACAGGTGGTGTCGATTTTGTCGTATCGGTGGGGACGTCGGCTGGTGTTTTGCCTGGTCGGGGT
Protein-coding sequences here:
- a CDS encoding putative hydro-lyase, producing the protein MVYSASLGPESSPAAAREAFRSGLVRPTAGIAHGYVQCNLLALPQEDAFDFLLFAQRNPKSCPIVEVLDAGELNSPIMPQGDISRDLPSYRIFEHGQMVKEVADASSYWRNDLVAFLIGCSFTFESALLDAGLHVAHIQQGRNVPMYRTNVATRQAGKFSGPMVVSMRPFAPGQIADAARITARFPGMHGAPVHVGDPAALGIADLSRPDFGEAVDIAPGEVPVFWGCGVTPQAVVMDSAPDFAISHSPGHMLITDAPNSAFQVP
- a CDS encoding MurT ligase domain-containing protein, whose product is MSEETHPARRSLLSRLRTRTATAAANLATAASRATGRGAGGMIGGLVAGALDPNIMAELGAGRACALVTGTNGKSTTTRMLAAATRTNHSVATNEGGDNMDAGIISALLAGKDASHLVLEVDELHVPRVAERLNPQVLVLLNLSRDQLDRVGEINSIERRLRECVDAHPDMLVVANCDDVLMTSVAFDHQKTVWVSAGAGWLGDSVSCPRTGGHIVRSGEDWYALKKLPDGREFRRPTPTWAVDDSELSTPDATVDLNLTLPGRANRGNAAQAIAAAVVGFDVPLSGAVAAAEKVDNVAGRYSTVRLGSREVHLLLAKNPAGWQEALSMVDRTADGLVIAVNGQVADGEDLSWLWDVKFEDFGELSVKATGELSVKATGERGTDLAVRLIYADIDHELVSDPLEAIRRCPAGRVEVLANYTAFRDLKKALDKAAAAEAEAEAARGADAEAEAGVDNAPTEDAASTDARKEGANHTSKNEGEA
- a CDS encoding exonuclease domain-containing protein, with product MIPTPASEAAAAKAATLESETPTGQRPAPAAPADPGQPADPGAAAPTAPYVVVTLQTNGIHPSSGRVVSVDAITFSADFTPVDKFHQVINPGDGVDPGPVHLHGLSHEDVAGGRNFGHVLSQLDRMLDGRTLFVHDAPFTWGFIVAEAKRAMNAAARANRSRRGRGGKNGRARRRRKVGHVPQPERIVDTLACAYRSGAAITDTRPGAVARTLGMPAPRAGATTTRAKRAERDTSREATMTVARTAAHLERTSGWPAAYAPEDLSADKLGLQRSHVRVDAAAAPRPLDNPGVFDPAEGLKPGQEFVVADEVSLDPDELIARGVKLRLAYVEKLSRQTSIVVGNLTADLRGKAMHAARKDIPIVRDDEFVRLLDQLEGQADPGR
- a CDS encoding NRAMP family divalent metal transporter produces the protein MYGAMMLMATSAIGPGFLTTTSVFTVQLGASLAFAILVSILVDIAIQLNVWRVLGVSGMRANELGNAVVPYLGWVLGALVFLGGLAFNMGNIAGSGLGLNAMLGIDPIIGGAISAGIAIFVFLSRRAGVALDRIVVVLGAIMILLMLYAAIVSAPPVGEALKNTVMPEEVNGWVITTLIGGTVGGYITFAGAHRMIDSGYTGPESAKEITKTSILGIVITGIMRILLFLAVLGVVATGVTLSEDNTAADAFYQAAGEIGLRFFGIVLFSAGLTSVVGASYTSVTFVTGQNTSQRTRSWLTVAFVVVCTIGYLTLGKGPQELLIFAGAFNGLILPIGFTIVGWVAWRRRDLMHGAAYPKGLLLLGGIAWLFTIYLGVYTFSDIMQLWA